In Bernardetia sp., a single window of DNA contains:
- a CDS encoding DUF2480 family protein has protein sequence MEKNTIEKPLNKITNSSIITFDLEEIYPEGERIEYDIKQNLFQELILREKDFRAFVKQYDWSQYQGKFVNVVCSADAIVPMWAFMVIVSNIEPYAKKVVIGTKSELESELYRDIFNTYDWQQFLDKKVVIKGCSKIKIPNFVYGEATRRLAPIAKLIMFGEACSSVPVYKKPKISVSSNQ, from the coding sequence ATGGAAAAAAATACAATAGAAAAACCTTTAAATAAAATCACTAATTCTTCCATCATAACATTTGATTTGGAAGAAATTTATCCAGAAGGCGAGCGAATAGAATACGATATAAAACAAAATCTCTTTCAAGAACTTATTTTAAGGGAAAAAGATTTTAGAGCATTTGTAAAACAATACGATTGGAGTCAGTATCAAGGCAAGTTTGTAAATGTCGTTTGTTCAGCAGATGCTATTGTTCCGATGTGGGCATTTATGGTAATAGTTTCTAATATTGAACCTTATGCAAAAAAGGTAGTTATTGGAACAAAATCAGAACTAGAAAGCGAGCTTTACAGAGACATTTTCAATACTTACGATTGGCAGCAATTTTTAGATAAAAAAGTTGTCATTAAAGGGTGCAGCAAAATAAAAATTCCAAATTTTGTGTACGGAGAAGCTACTCGTAGGCTGGCTCCAATAGCAAAACTGATTATGTTTGGGGAAGCATGTAGCAGTGTTCCTGTTTATAAAAAACCGAAAATATCAGTAAGCAGTAACCAGTAG
- a CDS encoding pyridoxine 5'-phosphate synthase: protein MALAKLSVNINKFATLRNARGGNNPNLVQVAKDCERFGAEGITIHPRPDERHIRYQDAFDLAKIVQTEFNIEGNPQKGRYLEIVKEIKPTQATLVPDSDDALTSNAGWDTIKHQEYLKNTISELKNLGIRVSIFIDPVKELIEGAAKTGADRIEFYTESYAQNFKEDSKKAIQNYVECAELAHTLSLGINAGHDLDLDNLNYLAKNLPHLKEVSIGHALVCDALYLGLENTIGLYKRALKS from the coding sequence ATGGCTTTAGCTAAACTTAGTGTAAACATTAATAAATTTGCTACACTGCGCAACGCAAGAGGAGGAAACAATCCAAACTTAGTACAAGTAGCAAAAGATTGCGAACGCTTTGGAGCAGAGGGAATTACAATTCATCCACGTCCAGACGAGCGTCATATCCGTTATCAAGATGCCTTTGATTTGGCAAAAATTGTTCAGACAGAATTTAATATTGAAGGAAATCCACAAAAGGGGCGTTATTTAGAAATTGTGAAGGAAATAAAACCTACACAGGCGACTCTCGTTCCAGATTCAGATGATGCACTAACTTCTAATGCAGGCTGGGACACTATCAAACATCAAGAGTACCTCAAAAATACCATTTCAGAACTCAAAAACTTAGGTATTAGAGTTTCAATTTTTATAGACCCAGTAAAAGAACTTATTGAAGGGGCAGCCAAAACAGGAGCAGACAGAATTGAATTTTATACAGAAAGTTATGCTCAAAACTTTAAAGAAGATTCAAAAAAAGCCATTCAAAACTATGTAGAATGTGCAGAATTAGCTCATACACTTAGCTTAGGAATCAATGCAGGACACGATTTAGATTTAGATAATCTGAATTACTTAGCTAAAAATCTTCCTCATTTGAAAGAAGTTTCCATTGGTCATGCACTCGTTTGTGATGCTTTGTATTTGGGTTTAGAAAATACAATTGGGCTTTATAAAAGAGCTTTAAAATCATAA
- a CDS encoding phytanoyl-CoA dioxygenase family protein: MQLIFDKWDSDLIPQYKDAVQKTGFLHIRNYITPKEIENIFEAQANIEKKWIEEDKEEMFGVPILYGKDLDGKTIIHRSPFMSLNTSYFEESGLISRMKKLLEVVGKEFRIGENENDGIVFNHYLKKEQEASRRKLGWHTDSGRDFWSLEKPKLYYNIGIHLDDCPKNKGGLRLLLGSHLQSISSMLFKKWHFIDHRQDKNEYCVETRAGDMTIHDARIWHRVAECPAHGEASRRRVLYIPFVRGEVKEKTEQSKPPIYLVILKKINKVKSSLLQ, translated from the coding sequence ATGCAATTAATATTTGATAAATGGGATAGTGATTTAATTCCTCAATATAAAGATGCCGTACAAAAAACAGGTTTTTTGCATATCAGAAACTACATTACACCTAAAGAAATAGAAAATATATTTGAAGCTCAAGCCAATATCGAAAAAAAATGGATTGAAGAGGATAAAGAAGAAATGTTTGGAGTTCCTATTTTATATGGAAAAGATTTAGATGGCAAAACTATAATACACCGAAGTCCTTTTATGTCTTTAAATACATCCTATTTTGAAGAATCTGGGCTAATCAGTAGAATGAAAAAACTTTTGGAAGTTGTTGGAAAAGAGTTTAGAATAGGAGAAAATGAAAATGATGGAATTGTTTTTAATCATTATTTAAAAAAAGAACAAGAAGCATCAAGAAGAAAATTAGGATGGCATACAGACAGTGGTAGAGATTTTTGGTCATTAGAAAAACCTAAACTTTACTATAATATTGGCATCCATTTAGATGACTGCCCTAAAAATAAAGGAGGACTGCGCCTACTTTTGGGTTCTCATTTACAATCTATATCAAGTATGTTGTTTAAAAAATGGCATTTTATAGACCATCGTCAAGATAAAAATGAGTATTGTGTAGAAACTAGAGCAGGAGATATGACCATACACGATGCTAGAATTTGGCATCGTGTGGCTGAATGCCCTGCACATGGTGAAGCAAGTAGAAGAAGAGTTTTGTATATTCCGTTTGTAAGAGGAGAGGTAAAGGAAAAAACAGAGCAAAGCAAACCACCTATTTATCTCGTTATTTTAAAGAAAATCAACAAAGTAAAAAGCAGCCTACTTCAATAG
- a CDS encoding 7TM diverse intracellular signaling domain-containing protein, with amino-acid sequence MIFSILFFQNRYTIRNNNLVFYVFLILYFFNFSTHAQTIILNEKEGISSLGNTLYYYIDNENKNYSIEEIKSKDFEQKWLQNQSEHLNLGYLSAPVWLKLEIENQTDISNWQLNLDMPFTDSIDFYHVKEGILIQNTQTGWLFPYHSRGDIKTNGFVFPLQLQPQEKSTYYFRIRSNYPVLLPTYIFTKEQIHQESKDSHIGYGIYFGMLLIMMLYNLVIFFIIRDRNYIYYVLTIICTFLTFAGVSGYLFKYIYPNFPAANVYFTRAAMIGITITASIFTTNFLNLKKEFPSLHKFFLFIIALSIIAYPINYLLWSGAINAIIKLVSVSFLATGIYCWYKGNKFARFFVLAWASYLIGGFLITLRNSGTLPISFWTSHGAEIGSALEVALISVALADRYRAIRREKNIATKKALRLEQQSKEELESKVKERTQKLNESNEELAQTNEELAQTVETVEKQKAEIELKSIALSNSINYAKRIQEAVLPSQNEICKYFEDCFTLYLPKDVVSGDFYFFLEKKEYTFFAVADCTGHGVPGSLMSMIGINLLREIIIENNYTSPAQILLTLHQQIVSLLKQKDTGNKDGMDISLCVINKLENKICFSGARNPLITIKNNAIVEHKASKFSIGGSLKTEGISFEDTILKIDNQTSYYMYSDGYQDQFGGKQNKKFMRKNLKTLLQSIHQLPFDEQKQILENTLSTWMQEADAMQIDDILVMGFRI; translated from the coding sequence ATGATTTTTTCGATTTTATTTTTCCAAAATAGATATACAATAAGAAACAATAATTTAGTTTTCTATGTTTTTCTTATTCTCTATTTTTTCAATTTCTCTACACATGCTCAAACCATTATCCTAAATGAGAAAGAAGGTATTTCTAGCTTGGGAAATACTCTGTATTATTATATAGACAATGAAAACAAAAATTATTCAATAGAAGAAATTAAAAGTAAAGATTTCGAACAAAAATGGCTTCAAAACCAATCTGAACACCTTAATTTAGGCTATTTATCTGCTCCTGTCTGGCTTAAATTGGAAATAGAAAATCAAACTGATATAAGTAATTGGCAACTCAACTTAGATATGCCCTTTACAGATAGTATTGATTTTTATCATGTAAAAGAAGGTATTTTAATACAGAATACTCAAACTGGTTGGCTATTTCCCTATCACTCTCGTGGTGATATAAAAACAAATGGATTCGTTTTTCCATTACAATTACAACCTCAAGAAAAAAGTACATACTATTTTCGTATTCGCTCTAATTACCCTGTCTTACTACCTACTTATATATTTACAAAGGAGCAAATCCATCAAGAATCCAAAGACAGCCATATTGGTTATGGTATTTATTTTGGAATGCTTCTAATCATGATGCTTTATAATCTAGTTATATTCTTTATAATTAGAGACCGAAACTATATCTACTATGTACTAACTATCATCTGTACTTTCCTAACTTTTGCTGGCGTAAGTGGATATTTATTCAAATATATTTACCCTAATTTTCCTGCTGCTAATGTATATTTTACTCGTGCAGCAATGATTGGAATTACTATTACAGCTTCTATTTTCACTACTAATTTTCTCAATCTAAAAAAAGAATTTCCTTCACTACATAAATTTTTCTTATTCATTATAGCTTTATCTATTATTGCTTACCCTATCAATTATTTGCTTTGGAGTGGCGCAATAAATGCTATTATCAAGCTGGTATCTGTATCATTTCTAGCGACTGGAATATATTGTTGGTATAAGGGAAATAAATTTGCACGTTTTTTTGTTTTAGCGTGGGCTTCTTATCTGATAGGAGGTTTTTTGATAACACTGCGTAATAGTGGAACGCTTCCTATTAGTTTTTGGACAAGTCATGGAGCAGAAATTGGTTCTGCCTTAGAAGTAGCTCTAATTTCTGTTGCTTTAGCAGATAGATATAGAGCTATAAGAAGAGAAAAAAATATTGCTACAAAAAAGGCTTTACGTTTGGAGCAGCAAAGCAAAGAAGAATTGGAAAGTAAAGTAAAAGAACGCACTCAAAAACTTAATGAAAGCAATGAAGAGCTTGCCCAGACTAATGAAGAACTTGCTCAAACGGTTGAAACAGTAGAAAAACAAAAAGCAGAAATCGAACTCAAAAGTATTGCGCTTTCCAACAGCATTAATTATGCCAAACGCATTCAAGAAGCTGTTTTGCCGTCTCAAAATGAAATTTGTAAATATTTTGAAGATTGTTTTACACTTTATTTACCTAAAGATGTAGTGAGTGGAGATTTTTATTTTTTCTTAGAGAAAAAAGAGTACACATTTTTTGCTGTGGCAGACTGTACAGGACACGGAGTTCCAGGGTCTCTCATGTCAATGATAGGAATAAATTTATTACGTGAAATTATCATTGAAAATAATTATACTTCACCTGCTCAAATATTATTGACGCTGCATCAACAAATCGTTTCACTTCTCAAACAAAAAGATACAGGAAACAAAGACGGAATGGATATTTCACTTTGTGTTATCAATAAGTTAGAAAACAAAATTTGTTTCTCTGGAGCAAGAAATCCACTTATCACCATAAAAAACAATGCTATTGTAGAGCATAAGGCTAGTAAATTTAGCATTGGAGGTTCTTTAAAAACAGAAGGAATTTCCTTTGAAGATACCATCTTAAAAATAGATAATCAGACTTCGTATTATATGTATTCTGATGGTTATCAAGACCAGTTTGGAGGAAAACAGAATAAAAAATTTATGCGTAAAAACCTCAAAACCCTTCTTCAATCTATCCATCAACTTCCCTTTGATGAGCAAAAACAAATTTTGGAAAATACACTTTCCACATGGATGCAAGAAGCTGATGCTATGCAAATAGATGATATTTTGGTAATGGGATTCAGAATATAA
- a CDS encoding endonuclease MutS2, producing the protein MVYPQNIETKLGFDKIREYLGEECQGILGRQLIDKMEFHNDYEAIASLTEQTAEFKKLIETGQSPPESYYFDVSAYLAKASIVNNFLTESEFYDVKRSLDTLYQTLRVIRRQPKAEFPRLQALCQDIDVPYEVIQDIERVIDDKGQMRNNASAELQKIRQDIVRTQVTLRKKLVSIVEGLRKNDYLRSDVETTVREGRMVVPIKTEYRKQLKGIVHDTSSTGQTIFIEPEAIVDLNNDIKQLLHQERFEIVRILTDLTTFLRPHLHTLKYAYEFLAQVDFIRAKARFAIKLNAINPTFEKRALIDWQNAFHPLLYLSHTKQGKKVYPNTLYLDGNQRILLISGPNAGGKSVLLKTVGLLQYMYQTGLLIPVQEGSKVGIFDQLFIDIGDEQSIDNDLSTYSSHLYNMKKFLIAGNKRTLALIDEFGTGTEPQVGASIAEAILEEFEKQRMYAVITTHYANLKFMAEKSQFIVNGAMRYDVDNLEPLFKLEIGKPGSSFALEIAKKIGLPSDVIKSAHSKLGGEQLEVERLLRQLEKQRSNLDRQQTNLRKQGIEVDKLLKENQQLKDDLKKNKQKYMQEAKKEAQELLQNANKRIENTIRSIKENQADKQKTKALRKDLEGLQDELDKVTVEPIQKETSKNEDEIIRYVDSKIEEGDFVQIKGQTAIAEVLSIKNKDVLLRIGALKTTVKMNRLQKVDEKVLPSSITGNKNGNSSSSAGSTLHTKVLDFSPDLDVRGKRAEEVNPIVTAFMDDAVMLSQKNLRILHGKGEGVLRQVVRDALRQYPQVQTMKDEHADRGGAGVTIVTLR; encoded by the coding sequence ATGGTTTACCCTCAAAATATAGAAACAAAATTAGGATTCGATAAAATTCGTGAATATTTAGGCGAAGAATGTCAAGGCATTTTGGGAAGGCAACTAATTGATAAAATGGAATTTCATAACGATTATGAAGCCATTGCCAGCCTCACAGAGCAGACTGCCGAGTTTAAAAAACTTATAGAAACAGGACAAAGCCCACCAGAAAGTTATTACTTTGATGTTTCGGCATATCTTGCCAAAGCCTCTATTGTCAATAATTTTCTAACAGAAAGTGAGTTTTACGACGTAAAGCGTTCTTTGGATACGCTCTATCAAACGCTTAGAGTTATTAGAAGGCAGCCTAAAGCAGAGTTTCCACGCTTGCAAGCCTTGTGTCAAGATATTGATGTGCCTTATGAGGTTATTCAAGATATAGAACGAGTAATTGACGACAAAGGGCAGATGCGAAACAATGCCTCAGCAGAGCTTCAAAAAATCCGTCAAGATATTGTTCGAACACAAGTTACGCTTCGTAAAAAACTCGTTTCTATTGTAGAAGGACTTAGAAAAAACGATTATCTACGTTCTGATGTAGAAACGACAGTTAGAGAAGGTAGAATGGTAGTTCCTATCAAAACAGAATACAGAAAACAGCTAAAAGGAATTGTTCACGATACATCATCAACAGGACAAACTATCTTCATAGAGCCTGAAGCAATTGTAGATTTGAATAACGATATTAAGCAGCTTTTGCATCAAGAACGCTTTGAAATTGTACGTATTCTGACAGACCTTACAACATTTTTACGCCCTCATCTGCATACTTTAAAATATGCTTACGAATTTTTAGCTCAAGTAGATTTTATCCGTGCAAAGGCTCGTTTTGCTATCAAATTAAATGCTATTAACCCAACTTTCGAAAAACGTGCTTTAATAGATTGGCAAAATGCTTTTCACCCTCTTCTTTATCTATCTCATACCAAACAAGGAAAAAAAGTTTACCCAAACACACTTTATTTAGATGGGAATCAGCGTATTTTACTTATTTCAGGACCTAATGCTGGGGGTAAATCGGTTCTCTTAAAAACGGTTGGTTTACTTCAATATATGTATCAGACAGGTCTTTTGATTCCTGTTCAAGAAGGTTCTAAAGTAGGAATATTTGACCAGCTTTTTATAGATATTGGCGACGAACAATCCATAGATAATGACCTAAGTACGTACAGTTCGCATCTTTATAATATGAAGAAATTCCTCATCGCAGGAAACAAGCGAACCCTTGCCCTTATAGATGAATTTGGAACAGGAACAGAGCCACAAGTAGGTGCATCAATAGCAGAGGCAATTTTAGAAGAATTTGAAAAACAAAGAATGTATGCTGTCATTACGACGCATTATGCCAATCTCAAATTTATGGCAGAAAAATCGCAATTTATTGTCAATGGAGCAATGCGATACGATGTAGATAACCTAGAGCCACTTTTTAAATTAGAAATTGGAAAACCAGGAAGCTCGTTTGCCTTAGAAATTGCTAAAAAAATAGGTTTGCCTTCCGATGTTATTAAATCTGCACACTCAAAACTAGGAGGCGAACAGTTAGAAGTAGAACGACTTTTAAGACAACTTGAAAAACAACGCTCCAACCTAGACAGACAACAAACCAACCTCCGAAAACAAGGCATTGAAGTAGATAAATTGCTTAAAGAAAATCAGCAACTCAAAGATGATTTGAAGAAAAACAAGCAAAAGTATATGCAAGAGGCTAAAAAAGAAGCCCAAGAACTTCTGCAAAACGCCAATAAGCGCATAGAAAATACTATCCGAAGCATAAAGGAAAATCAAGCCGACAAGCAAAAGACGAAAGCTCTTAGAAAAGATTTAGAAGGCTTGCAAGATGAACTAGATAAAGTAACTGTTGAGCCTATTCAAAAAGAAACTTCTAAAAATGAGGACGAAATTATTCGTTATGTAGATAGCAAAATTGAAGAAGGTGATTTTGTTCAGATAAAAGGACAGACAGCCATTGCAGAAGTTTTGTCTATCAAAAACAAAGATGTTTTGCTTCGTATTGGAGCTTTAAAAACTACTGTCAAGATGAACCGTTTACAGAAAGTAGATGAAAAAGTCCTACCTTCTTCTATTACAGGAAATAAAAACGGTAATAGTTCTTCTAGTGCAGGTTCAACGCTTCATACAAAAGTTCTTGATTTTAGTCCAGATTTGGATGTGCGTGGAAAGCGTGCCGAAGAAGTAAATCCTATTGTAACGGCTTTTATGGATGATGCTGTGATGCTCTCACAGAAAAATCTTCGTATTCTTCATGGAAAAGGAGAAGGTGTTTTACGCCAAGTGGTCAGAGATGCACTTCGTCAGTATCCACAAGTACAGACGATGAAAGACGAACACGCCGACCGAGGTGGCGCAGGTGTAACAATAGTTACACTTAGGTAA
- a CDS encoding VOC family protein yields the protein MIQKIKETCLYVSDLDKTQNFYHNVLELPIISRKEDAFIFFRAGSDVLLCFMNEYAASQEHLPAHFANGNIHFAFEAKVEDYQLWKNKIKEAGIEITHEQEWKNNLMSFYFEDPNKHVLEIVSEGIWDE from the coding sequence ATGATTCAAAAAATTAAAGAAACGTGTCTTTATGTGAGTGATTTGGATAAAACTCAAAATTTCTATCACAACGTGTTAGAGCTTCCCATTATTTCAAGAAAGGAAGATGCTTTTATATTCTTTAGAGCTGGTTCGGATGTACTTTTGTGTTTTATGAATGAGTATGCAGCTTCACAAGAACATCTACCTGCTCATTTTGCCAATGGAAACATACATTTTGCTTTTGAAGCCAAGGTAGAAGATTATCAACTGTGGAAAAATAAAATCAAGGAAGCAGGTATTGAGATTACACATGAACAAGAATGGAAAAATAACCTTATGTCATTCTATTTTGAAGACCCTAATAAACACGTTTTAGAAATTGTAAGTGAAGGAATTTGGGATGAGTAG
- a CDS encoding class I SAM-dependent methyltransferase — MAASNTALDEKGKHEELHQREADFHDDWATSEDLAEIDVVALFEGLCAIENRYMVEQMGDLRGKKILDVGAGLGESSVYFAMQGAEVTYTDISPQMGELAKELAARYNVKINVVISPAEKMVFEKDYFDIVYCANLMHHVPESEHTLWLENIHQFLRKGGKLYTWDPIKYNPVINVYRKMAMEVRTIDEMPLGFDILKKYKATFSNVHHKEFWLSTLVLFLYYYFIKRYNPNKVRYWKRIYKENEKTIGWWFKPLSALDNFLLKIPLINRLAWNIVIVAEK; from the coding sequence ATGGCAGCTAGTAACACAGCATTAGACGAAAAAGGAAAACACGAAGAACTTCACCAAAGAGAAGCAGATTTTCACGACGATTGGGCAACCTCAGAAGACCTTGCAGAAATAGATGTAGTCGCTCTTTTTGAAGGACTTTGTGCCATCGAAAATCGTTATATGGTTGAGCAGATGGGCGACCTTAGAGGAAAGAAAATTCTTGACGTAGGCGCAGGACTAGGAGAGAGTTCAGTTTATTTTGCAATGCAAGGGGCAGAAGTTACCTATACAGATATTTCCCCACAGATGGGAGAACTAGCAAAAGAACTAGCTGCAAGATATAATGTAAAGATAAATGTAGTGATTTCTCCTGCCGAGAAGATGGTTTTTGAGAAAGATTATTTTGATATTGTCTATTGTGCCAACCTAATGCACCACGTCCCAGAATCTGAACATACACTTTGGTTAGAAAATATCCATCAATTTTTGAGAAAAGGTGGAAAACTCTACACGTGGGATCCTATCAAATACAATCCTGTGATTAATGTGTATAGAAAAATGGCAATGGAAGTCCGAACTATCGATGAAATGCCTTTGGGCTTTGATATTCTGAAAAAATATAAAGCTACTTTCTCAAATGTGCATCACAAAGAGTTTTGGCTCTCTACACTTGTTTTGTTCTTGTATTATTATTTTATCAAGAGATACAACCCTAATAAAGTTCGTTACTGGAAGCGCATCTATAAAGAAAATGAAAAAACAATTGGCTGGTGGTTCAAACCTCTTTCAGCACTAGATAATTTTCTTCTGAAAATTCCTCTAATCAATCGTTTGGCGTGGAATATTGTGATTGTGGCTGAGAAGTAA
- a CDS encoding N-acetylmuramoyl-L-alanine amidase, with protein sequence MKKFIFSITLFLSFVPLIFIGTAIAQNKTTTTSSSEKITFKNEGRTQSHFSLSEASSLTENQNLTFDSHRNITLKDIQQGGSFTTKAIRINLKNPTPFISAYTTWKGENLHDEFLTIAQRTSIDGITWNIWEQTAFDGHVNVENLKEAKRLTSVASFLPKETRFVQYKISWKAGSEQMPSIKDVEVSFYSPGETPKATLKKAKDDMTHYMQSGGCSQPPVVSRSNWGARAPRSSYSYTDVTHLVVHHAYGYDWNDGAAAVRAVQDLHQNSNGWSDIGYNYLIHKSGVIYQGRPENVIGAHFCGYNSRTQGICMLGTFTSQNPTNAAMTSLKKLLAWKASKEGINPLGSSYHYSTGGNVKNIAGHRDGGGCTSCPGNSLYALLPSVRADVNSMIQNDCGGTPPPPPPTGDTTPPTTSISAPTSVTDNFTVTFTDDDNVGVVRRFYQVLESVNAEWRGNKGKGFFNDNFGNVSIHSDYTKGLDDWEGTWWETSEGRLRQSNLNSNTALSTELSQTQGNAYLYNFAAKVNNTSGARRFGMHIMANSQTQSQRGDSYLIWFSTDAGKVYIYETINNTLYTRASATLSTDNSWADYKIAYSTNSGKIEVFKNGQPVLDWTDSSPLTSGSYISLRTNGASVDFDDLKVYKSRGTSQTVFVGTTDWNDVRVTGSPAAKIKSLVKDAAHNWSALGDAEVNITSISTKVATTLDEEEAISSLSLYPNPMADNHLNVVYSLKEASDVDIRLYNVLGEEISILYKGNKQAGNQNQEFELSNLRLKAGTYIIRISTNEEMKTLRLVKI encoded by the coding sequence ATGAAAAAATTTATTTTTTCAATCACTTTATTCTTGTCCTTTGTACCCTTAATTTTTATAGGTACAGCTATAGCACAAAATAAAACTACTACAACGTCAAGTTCAGAAAAAATTACTTTCAAGAACGAAGGAAGAACACAGAGCCATTTTTCTTTATCTGAAGCAAGTAGTCTAACAGAAAATCAGAACTTAACCTTTGATAGCCATCGTAATATTACGCTAAAGGACATACAACAAGGGGGAAGTTTTACTACAAAAGCTATCAGAATTAACCTTAAAAATCCTACTCCTTTTATTTCTGCCTACACAACTTGGAAAGGAGAAAATTTGCACGACGAATTTCTAACCATTGCACAAAGAACTTCTATTGATGGCATCACATGGAACATTTGGGAACAAACAGCCTTCGACGGACACGTAAATGTGGAAAATCTTAAGGAAGCCAAACGTCTTACTTCGGTGGCTAGTTTTTTACCTAAAGAAACTCGTTTTGTTCAGTACAAAATATCTTGGAAGGCAGGAAGCGAACAAATGCCTAGCATAAAAGATGTTGAGGTGTCGTTTTATAGCCCAGGCGAAACGCCAAAAGCTACACTCAAAAAGGCAAAAGACGATATGACACACTACATGCAAAGTGGTGGGTGTTCGCAGCCTCCAGTAGTCTCTCGTAGCAATTGGGGAGCTCGTGCGCCACGTAGTAGCTATTCGTACACAGACGTTACACACTTGGTAGTACATCACGCTTACGGATACGATTGGAATGACGGCGCAGCAGCTGTAAGAGCCGTTCAAGATTTACATCAAAATTCTAATGGCTGGTCAGATATTGGTTATAATTACTTGATTCATAAGTCAGGGGTTATCTATCAAGGGCGACCAGAAAACGTAATTGGAGCACATTTTTGTGGTTATAATTCTCGTACACAAGGCATCTGTATGTTGGGAACATTTACAAGTCAAAATCCAACCAACGCAGCCATGACGAGTTTGAAAAAACTACTGGCGTGGAAAGCAAGTAAAGAAGGTATCAATCCTTTAGGCTCATCTTATCATTACTCTACTGGTGGAAATGTAAAAAATATTGCTGGACACCGTGATGGTGGTGGCTGTACGTCTTGCCCAGGTAATTCGCTGTATGCACTTTTGCCTAGCGTAAGAGCCGATGTAAACTCTATGATTCAGAACGATTGTGGTGGCACACCTCCTCCACCTCCACCAACAGGCGACACAACTCCTCCAACAACGAGTATTTCTGCACCAACTTCTGTAACAGATAATTTTACAGTTACTTTCACAGACGATGATAATGTAGGCGTAGTTCGTCGTTTTTATCAAGTTTTGGAATCTGTAAATGCTGAGTGGAGAGGAAATAAAGGAAAAGGTTTTTTCAATGATAACTTTGGAAATGTGTCTATCCATTCAGACTATACAAAAGGTTTGGATGACTGGGAAGGAACTTGGTGGGAAACTTCAGAAGGACGTTTAAGACAGTCTAACCTTAACTCAAACACAGCTCTATCCACAGAACTTTCACAAACACAAGGCAATGCTTATCTCTATAATTTTGCAGCAAAAGTAAACAATACTTCTGGCGCACGTCGTTTTGGAATGCACATTATGGCAAATTCACAAACACAAAGTCAGCGTGGAGATTCGTATTTAATTTGGTTCTCTACCGATGCAGGAAAGGTTTATATTTATGAAACAATAAATAATACGCTTTACACTCGTGCAAGCGCAACACTTTCTACTGATAATTCTTGGGCAGATTACAAAATTGCATACAGTACAAACTCTGGAAAAATAGAAGTATTCAAAAATGGACAGCCTGTATTGGATTGGACAGATTCCAGTCCACTTACTTCTGGAAGTTATATTTCTCTTCGCACCAATGGAGCGTCTGTAGATTTTGATGACTTGAAGGTTTATAAATCTCGTGGAACAAGTCAAACTGTTTTTGTAGGAACAACAGATTGGAACGACGTGCGAGTAACAGGAAGTCCAGCTGCAAAAATCAAATCTCTTGTCAAAGATGCAGCTCACAACTGGTCGGCTTTGGGAGATGCAGAAGTAAACATTACAAGTATTTCTACAAAAGTTGCTACTACGCTTGATGAAGAAGAGGCAATTAGCTCACTATCACTCTACCCAAATCCGATGGCAGATAACCACTTGAATGTAGTGTACTCGCTAAAGGAAGCCTCTGATGTTGATATTCGCTTGTATAATGTTTTGGGAGAAGAAATTTCTATCCTTTATAAAGGTAACAAGCAAGCAGGAAATCAAAACCAAGAGTTTGAACTTTCTAACCTTCGTCTAAAAGCAGGAACATATATCATCAGAATTTCTACTAATGAAGAAATGAAAACACTTCGACTGGTAAAGATTTAA